From one Xyrauchen texanus isolate HMW12.3.18 chromosome 17, RBS_HiC_50CHRs, whole genome shotgun sequence genomic stretch:
- the LOC127658360 gene encoding zinc finger protein 836-like → MANTVATLVVQTELLPSQTSSSLSPFPSLLASVEDGKEDGEKVEEEGKESQNVVLAGDMVTSSTPPVTTVAQNPEAPFQCLECGKSFKWSSRLAHHQRSHNNERPYRCNLCPKAFKGSSALLYHQRSHSGEKPYKCDDCGKAFKRSSLLQIHRSVHTGLRTFQCSYCPLTFKWSSHYQYHLRQHTGECPYPCDSCSKAFKNSSSLRRHKNVHLGFKPYVCDVCNKAFSQSTNLRQHMRIHTGERPYVCGECGRSFTHSSNLALHRISHIEGKGKGAGKAGGAGSGSAPREVEVVLTEDLNTVGMTISEMVGLVGGQEGGVGPVFLSHSTPLPANSGTANQNVLSQLSLTPTSSTVTGTEHLHLNKSDTGASVLLFSCGSCNETFSTQSHLEDHQALHLDSLGPRTEGGVAAENSTEAEGSGVSLVGATPLLADFEEVVETTTAADSGQGAELLGLDGVRNESGQAHFDLLQSFTTSVNQMPSDSSVPSAQSTMECAYCGKSFKTRSGLTRHMAQSHPLALSESRSQFNCSACDRSFPLLSSLLTHQHSHTPEQRLLAEAEAEIVCPSLSLPLPTLKREGEDAEREIHVSLIAVTEEGERRAVKPSVKASGKGSRRGGGSGSKTSATNNERPYRCSECGKSFKGSSGLRYHMRDHTGERPYRCTECGKSFKRSSLLSIHQRVHTGVRAFQCPYCPLTFKWSSHYQYHLRQHTGERPYVCQECGKSFKNTSCLRRHSQLHSGLRPHACSVCGKAFSQTSNLKQHERTHSGERPFQCSQCHKSFTHSSNLQLHLRTHSLRKDFKCQDCGKEFVMLSYLQRHLRTHSSGGVAGCTKEMGKVAKGGGAPETTMLSLNMNVLGGLPSLFPTDGNSTLIISPPHLDIPPNTSQNYFMIQTTSGLQLIPLSNPTPTQPAPPPPTPPPPLPPQTQNFLLLQCQSNNGNQPSLILVPTASNTNTLPIHSEPQTLPLMQTISALPQVLAPAQPHIQQYQPVQTQQRFILTNNNAPLITSQPQSTPTIARPILGSLSRTRKGGTRRERKPKAAIQKPAPVIKTTEVKQPLISSAATSKSTTISNATSVASSTTKFQQLANGDLPAVSSVSSCQVPECPIVPAVGIMSVTHNSNSSPVFRGDSESAPLEKKPVQEISREHFVLCLEKGMEDGGQGDGVEVKVKMEGGSDAGRSYVLQIKDEGQQEEGGSSEGGEKSYVLRIQTEGEDDGDGEKSEMVSLNLLREWTGQSEGHGTSETEGSVEKSFVLHFQTEPHHEDLQPSSGFIGGPGEDLSLSCHPAQALVPLDGQDVVFELDDETKMDDSTGPGDNVQMIALIEGEGNSSGAGGGFKGAVGANSRQMEGIFQLEGGEGIVIIEVSTRSLREGEIEAAEVGHTLVERSEEKQANVAQEIQEDLTSEGPKVHEVESISSSEIGMIETSG, encoded by the exons ATGGCCAACACTGttgccactctggtggtccaaaCTGAACTCTTACCATCTCAAACATCCTCCTCCCTTTCTCCCTTTCCTTCCCTCCTTGCCTCTGTAGAGGATGGGAAGGAGGATGGAGAGAAGGTAGAAGAAGAGGGGAAAGAGTCACAAAACGTTGTTCTCGCAGGTGACATGGTGACATCATCAACGCCCCCTGTTACAACGGTGGCACAAAATCCAGAGGCTCCATTCCAGTGTTTGGAATGTGGCAAGAGTTTTAAGTGGTCATCCAGACTGGCACATCATCAAAGGAGCCATAACAATGAGAGGCCATATCGCTGTAACCTCTGTCCTAAGGCCTTCAAGGGCTCATCTGCCCTGCTTTACCACCAGAG GTCTCATTCAGGAGAGAAGCCCTATAAGTGTGACGATTGTGGTAAAGCCTTCAAGCGCTCCTCTCTTCTACAG ATTCATCGCAGTGTGCATACAGGTCTTCGCACTTTCCAGTGTTCCTATTGCCCTTTGACCTTCAAATGGAGCTCACACTACCAGTATCACCTCCGCCAGCACACTGGTGAATGTCCGTACCCTTGTGACAGCTGCTCCAAAGCCTTCAAGAACTCCAGCAGCCTGCGTCGCCATAAAAATGTACACCTGGGTTTCAAGCCTTACGTCTGTGATGTCTGCAATAAAGCCTTCAGTCAGTCCACAAACCTGCGGCAGCACATGCGCATACACACGGGTGAACGTCCGTATGTTTGTGGGGAATGTGGTCGCAGCTTCACGCATTCGTCCAACTTGGCACTGCATCGCATCTCTCACATAGAAGGAAAGGGGAAGGGTGCTGGGAAGGCTGGAGGGGCCGGCTCAGGGTCAGCTCCTCGAGAGGTGGAGGTGGTGCTGACAGAAGATTTGAACACAGTTGGGATGACAATTTCTGAAATGGTCGGCCTCGTGGGTGGACAGGAGGGAGGGGTCGGGCCGGTGTTCCTGTCTCACAGTACACCCTTGCCTGCTAACTCGGGCACAGCCAATCAAAATGTCCTTTCCCAGCTTTCCCTCACACCCACTTCCTCCACTGTCACAGGCACAGAACATTTGCACTTGAACAAGTCTGACACTGGCGCTAGTGTTTTGCTGTTTAGCTGTGGCAGCTGCAATGAGACATTTTCAACACAGAGTCACCTTGAGGACCATCAGGCTCTTCACCTGGATAGCCTGGGCCCAAGAACTGAAGGTGGGGTTGCAGCAGAAAACAGCACAGAGGCTGAGGGAAGTGGGGTGTCACTGGTCGGGGCAACGCCATTGTTGGCTGATTTTGAAGAGGTTGTTGAAACCACCACAGCTGCAGACAGTGGGCAGGGGGCTGAGTTACTTGGCCTGGATGGGGTCAGAAATGAATCGGGGCAGGCTCACTTTGATCTTCTACAGAGCTTCACTACGTCTGTGAATCAGATGCCTTCTGATTCCAGTGTGCCAAGTGCACAATCTACAATGGAATGTGCATACTGTGGGAAGAGCTTCAAGACCAGGAGTGGACTGACCCGACACATGGCCCAG tCTCATCCTCTCGCTCTGTCTGAGTCTCGTTCTCAATTCAACTGCTCAGCTTGTGATCGCTCCTTCCCGCTGCTCTCCTCTCTGCTTACCCACCAGCACTCCCACACTCCTGAGCAGAGATTGCTTGCAGAAGCGGAGGCAGAGATTGTCTGCccttctctctcactgccactgcCCACattaaagagagagggagaagatgcagagagagagatccATGTCAGTCTAATTGCTGTCACTGAGGAGGGAGAGAGACGAGCTGTGAAGCCATCTGTCAAAGCATCAGGAAAGGGAAGCAGGAGAGGTGGAGGTAGCGGTAGCAAGACATCTGCCACAAATAATG AGAGGCCTTATCGTTGCTCTGAGTGTGGGAAGTCATTCAAAGGTTCATCAGGACTTAGATACCACATGAGAGACCACACTGGGGAGAGACCGTATCGATGCACAGAGTGTGGCAAGAGCTTCAAAAGATCCTCACTGCTTTCCATACACCAACGG GTCCACACAGGTGTGCGGGCTTTTCAGTGCCCCTACTGTCCACTGACCTTTAAGTGGAGCTCACACTACCAGTACCATCTTCGCCAGCACACAGGTGAGCGCCCATATGTATGTCAGGAATGTGGCAAGTCTTTCAAGAACACCAGCTGTCTCCGTCGCCACAGTCAGCTTCATTCTGGCCTACGTCCACATGCTTGCTCTGTGTGTGGTAAGGCTTTCTCTCAGACCTCCAACCTCAAACAGCATGAAAGGACACACTCTGGAGAGAGGCCCTTCCAGTGTTCTCAGTGCCACAAGAGCTTCACACACTCATCCAATCTGCAGCTGCACCTGCGCACACACTCCTTACGCAAGGACTTCAAGTGTCAAGATTGCGGAAAAGAGTTTGTCATGCTCTCCTACCTGCAGAGGCACCTGAGGACCCATAGTTCTGGGGGTGTAGCAGGATGTACAAAGGAGATGGGGAAGGTGGCTAAAGGTGGTGGGGCACCAGAGACAACAATGCTGAGTTTAAACATGAATGTACTTGGTGGTCTTCCTTCATTGTTTCCCACTGATGGTAATTCTACATTGATTATTTCACCCCCACATCTTGACATACCCCCAAACACATCACAGAATTATTTCATGATCCAAACAACTTCAGGGCTGCAGCTGATCCCACTGTCCAATCCCACACCAACACAGCCAGCCCCCCCTCCTCCAACACCTCCACCTCCACTACCCCCACAGACTCAGAATTTCCTGCTTCTTCAGTGCCAGTCTAACAATGGAAACCAGCCTAGTCTGATTCTGGTCCCTACAGCATCCAATACAAACACTCTTCCCATACATTCTGAACCACAGACCCTTCCCTTGATGCAAACCATTTCAGCACTGCCCCAAGTTTTGGCTCCAGCCCAACCTCACATCCAGCAATATCAACCAGTTCAGACACAGCAGAGATTTATTTTGACCAATAATAATGCTCCCCTCATCACTTCCCAGCCTCAAAGCACACCAACAATTGCTCGTCCCATTTTAGGCAGTTTAAGTCGTACCAGAAAAGGAGGTACTAGGCGTGAACGGAAGCCTAAAGCTGCTATCCAAAAACCTGCCCCTGTCATTAAGACTACAGAAGTCAAGCAACCATTGATTTCATCAGCTGCTACTTCCAAATCTACCACAATATCCAATGCCACTTCTGTTGCTTCCTCAACAACAAAGTTCCAGCAACTTGCTAATGGTGATCTACCAGCTGTGTCGTCTGTCAGCTCTTGCCAAGTGCCTGAATGCCCTATTGTCCCTGCTGTTGGCATTATGTCAGTGACACACAACTCCAATAGTTCTCCTGTCTTTAGAGGTGACTCTGAGAGTGCTCCACTTGAGAAGAAACCTGTTCAAGAAATCTCAAGGGAAcactttgttttgtgtttagAGAAAGGGATGGAGGATGGAGGACAGGGTGATGGGGTGGAGGTGAAGGTGAAAATGGAAGGAGGGAGTGATGCAGGGCGGTCATATGTCTTGCAGATCAAAGATGAGGGGCAGCAAGAAGAGGGAGGCAGTAGTGAGGGAGGAGAAAAGTCATATGTGCTTCGGATTCAGACAGAGGGAGAAGATGATGGAGATGGAGAGAAGTCTGAAATGGTCTCTCTTAACCTTCTACGAGAGTGGACTGGACAGAGCGAGGGGCATGGAACTTCTGAGACTGAAGGAAGTGTAGAGAAGTCATTTGTACTTCATTTTCAAACTGAGCCTCACCACGAGGACCTTCAGCCAAGCTCAGGCTTCATAGGAGGCCCAGGTGAGGATCTCAGCCTCTCCTGCCATCCTGCTCAAGCCTTGGTTCCATTGGATGGGCAGGA
- the il11a gene encoding uncharacterized protein il11a: MKLLGDSSSLLLSLLLGQLHLFTSAFPAHHRHRFHDFDKLTNQTRHLLKLTQDLLKDPVFGTEVDHHRFKSLPAISSRVSDLNSLEFKPTLSQLHADLKSFEHHFEWLNRVTRKQQHNSVPKLTDMISYTKSLINSLQRQMTRAEAPRIPVPSPSLPPNPAFHWEVVQSSQELLQQFRLFCDWASRVFLTLKSRLPA; encoded by the exons ATGAAAT TGCTGGGTGACTCCTCATCGCTGCTCCTCTCGTTGCTGCTGGGTCAGCTGCATCTGTTCACGTCGGCTTTTCCTGCCCACCACCGGCACCGTTTCCATGACTTTGACAAGCTGACCAATCAAACCAGACACCTCCTCAAGTTGACCCAAGATCTTCTG aaAGACCCAGTGTTTGGCACAGAGGTTGATCACCACAGATTCAAGTCTCTTCCAGCGATCAGCAGCAGAGTCAGTGACCTCAACTCTTTGGAG TTCAAGCCTACTCTTTCTCAGCTCCATGCAGACCTCAAGTCCTTTGAGCACCATTTTGAGTGGCTGAACAGAGTGACACGCAAACAGCAGCACAACTCCGTACCAAAGTTGACAGACATGATCTCCTACACAAAGAGCCTAATAAACTCCTTACAGCGTCAG ATGACACGAGCAGAAGCTCCCCGGATACCTGTCCCCTCTCCATCACTCCCACCTAATCCTGCCTTTCACTGGGAGGTGGTGCAATCCTCTCAAGAACTTCTGCAGCAGTTCAGGCTCTTCTGTGATTGGGCCTCTAGAGTGTTCCTTACCCTTAAATCTAGATTACCAGCATGA